GCAGAAGCACCACATTTTCCTGTGCATCAGTTTATTCGCAATATGCTCTCGCCTTCGTCAGGAACACCGGACGCTGCCCACGTAAAATTGCCACTCTGGTGCACATGGCGACCAATCCAGCTTTCGAATTCTTCACTTGCTTCTGTGACTATGCCATTCGTCCGCCAATTACTGTTTTTTCCATGACGGACTGTGGTAGTGCCACTGTCTTCTCCAGCCAGGAGCACGTTTCCATCATCATCCACAATCTCCCAACTCATATCGTAGTGGCTTGCCTGTCCGGAAGGCCACATGGCACCTGGATCGAAGGGCCAACTTTGGATTAGGATGTGCTCCCAGCGCGAGTGGAGGCGGTGATCGCAAAACGCATCGACCGGCTTGATCCGAAATTGCAAGAGATCATCAACGTCGCCAGTGTGGAGGGGGAAGTGTTCACTCGATCAGGCGCGCAGCGACCACACAACGATCCTCCAGATCGCCCACACTGCTTGCGAATATCAAGTGGAATGGCGCGCCTTTCTCGACCTGGGAAAGCTATGGGCCTCTCGCGACTACAACCAGGCCCGAGACTGTTTCGAGGCTGCGCTGGAACTGGCCCGTCGTATGGACGAACCCGCGTTTCTGGCAGACAGCCTGAATTGGATGGGCAATTGGCACGGGAATGCCGAAAACCCCCTGACGGCGGCCGAGTATCATCAGGAAGCTTTGGAGATCGTTGAGGCGTTGGGAGACCGGCAGGAGCTGGCGAATACCCTGGATCTGTTGGGAATCGCCAACCTGCTGGGCGGCGATTTTGCCACCAGCGTCCAGTACTATGATCGGGCCATAGCGCTTTACCGGGAGTTGGATGACCGCCCCAGGCTTGCGTCCAGCCTGATGGGCCGCGCAACA
The Chloroflexota bacterium genome window above contains:
- a CDS encoding tetratricopeptide repeat protein; the protein is MEWRAFLDLGKLWASRDYNQARDCFEAALELARRMDEPAFLADSLNWMGNWHGNAENPLTAAEYHQEALEIVEALGDRQELANTLDLLGIANLLGGDFATSVQYYDRAIALYRELDDRPRLASSLMGRATTVSGLVWLASVPATLPCDPTFDFHEVLRIAGEVDLASEKVWAHWSLGLLHTVHGHFGRALKVMQKGLRFASEIRHRIPERILSGTRDHPGVSRHYPR